Proteins from one Cellulosilyticum lentocellum DSM 5427 genomic window:
- a CDS encoding glycogen/starch/alpha-glucan phosphorylase, whose protein sequence is MNKEALKNSINKYCKVKYGKSLGEAKDYEIFNALSLALLEEVVDDWSETKALYNQGKKAYYLSAEYLMGRALGNNLISMGVYDEVKEVLNELNIDLNAIEEIEEDAGLGNGGLGRLAACFMDSGATTNIPLQGYGIRYSNGLFNQKMVDGAQMEEVDTWLKYGDPWSIRKDDEAVIVEFSDYSVKAVPYDMPIIAYGSKNVNTLRLWQSESLESFDFDLFNKQEYTEALKCKNDAENISRVLYPNDSKEAGKLLRLRQQYFMVSASLKDIIRTHKAKFGSDFSSFGKEHAVQLNDTHPVLAIPELIRILVDEENVKFKDALSIAKTVFAYTNHTILAEALEKWDVKLIEKLFPRILEIIRHIDFVFVQELEDKGYDKEAINEFKIINYNQVRMANLAIYVGFAVNGVAALHTDILKDTELHNWYELYPEKFQNKTNGITPRRWMRLCNQELSAYITELLGTESWVNNLSELKQLEKYIDDEAVLNKLMAIKKTKKEQLAAYIKEVEGVELDPNSLFDIQIKRLHEYKRQLLNAFYILDLYNRLKANPSMDIPNVTFIFGAKAFPGYVRAKAIVKFIGEIAKKVNNDPVIGGKMKVIFVENYRVSYGEKLFPAADISKQISTAGKEASGTGNMKFMMNGALTFGTYDGANVEIVQEAKEENNFIFGLRVEDIEQIGGKYNSKEYYEADLSLKTVVDALVDGTFCDGGTGEFQDLYNSLVNEGDTYFLLADFVAFKEAEDKVFAAYKDQKHWAQMSLMNIANSGIFSSDRTIMQYANEIWGITPKTVK, encoded by the coding sequence ATGAATAAGGAAGCACTTAAAAATAGCATAAACAAATATTGTAAAGTTAAATATGGAAAATCTTTGGGAGAAGCAAAAGATTATGAAATTTTTAATGCGCTATCTTTAGCGTTACTTGAAGAAGTAGTTGATGACTGGAGTGAAACAAAAGCATTATACAACCAAGGGAAAAAAGCATACTACTTATCAGCTGAATATTTAATGGGTCGTGCACTTGGTAACAATTTAATCAGCATGGGTGTATATGATGAAGTTAAGGAAGTACTTAACGAACTTAACATTGATCTTAATGCTATTGAAGAAATTGAAGAAGATGCTGGACTTGGTAATGGTGGTCTTGGTAGACTTGCTGCCTGTTTTATGGATTCAGGAGCAACAACAAACATTCCACTTCAAGGATACGGAATCCGTTACTCAAACGGTTTATTCAATCAAAAAATGGTTGATGGAGCTCAAATGGAAGAGGTTGATACATGGCTTAAATATGGTGATCCATGGAGTATCCGTAAAGATGACGAAGCTGTTATTGTAGAATTTAGTGATTACAGTGTAAAAGCTGTACCTTATGATATGCCAATTATTGCTTACGGTTCTAAAAATGTAAACACACTTAGACTATGGCAATCAGAGTCTCTTGAAAGCTTTGACTTTGACCTATTTAACAAACAAGAATATACAGAAGCTTTAAAATGCAAAAATGATGCAGAAAACATTTCAAGAGTACTTTATCCAAATGACTCAAAAGAAGCTGGTAAACTTTTAAGACTACGTCAACAATACTTCATGGTAAGTGCAAGCTTAAAAGATATTATCCGTACACATAAAGCTAAATTCGGTAGTGACTTTAGCAGCTTTGGAAAAGAACATGCAGTTCAGCTTAATGATACTCACCCAGTTCTTGCTATCCCAGAATTAATTAGAATCTTAGTTGACGAAGAAAATGTAAAATTTAAAGATGCTTTAAGTATTGCCAAAACAGTATTTGCTTATACAAATCATACGATTTTAGCTGAAGCTTTAGAAAAATGGGATGTCAAACTTATTGAAAAACTTTTCCCACGTATTCTTGAAATCATCCGTCACATTGACTTTGTTTTCGTACAAGAATTAGAAGATAAAGGTTATGATAAAGAAGCAATCAATGAATTTAAAATCATAAATTACAACCAAGTAAGAATGGCTAACTTAGCGATCTATGTTGGTTTCGCTGTAAATGGTGTTGCTGCACTTCATACAGATATCTTAAAAGATACAGAATTACACAACTGGTATGAATTATATCCAGAGAAATTCCAAAACAAAACAAATGGTATCACACCAAGAAGATGGATGAGACTTTGTAACCAAGAATTATCAGCATACATCACTGAGCTCTTAGGAACAGAAAGCTGGGTAAATAATTTATCAGAGCTTAAACAATTAGAAAAATACATCGATGATGAAGCTGTACTTAATAAACTTATGGCTATTAAGAAAACTAAGAAAGAACAGCTTGCAGCTTACATTAAAGAAGTAGAAGGCGTAGAGCTTGATCCAAACTCATTATTTGATATCCAAATCAAACGTTTACATGAGTACAAACGTCAATTACTTAATGCATTTTATATCTTAGATTTATATAATAGACTTAAAGCTAATCCATCAATGGATATTCCAAATGTTACATTTATCTTCGGTGCAAAAGCATTCCCAGGTTATGTAAGAGCAAAAGCTATCGTTAAATTTATTGGAGAAATTGCTAAGAAAGTTAACAATGACCCAGTTATCGGTGGCAAAATGAAAGTTATCTTCGTAGAAAACTACCGCGTATCTTACGGTGAAAAACTCTTCCCAGCTGCAGATATTTCAAAACAAATTTCAACAGCAGGTAAAGAAGCATCAGGTACAGGTAACATGAAATTCATGATGAACGGTGCTTTAACATTTGGAACATACGATGGAGCAAACGTAGAAATCGTTCAAGAAGCAAAAGAAGAAAATAACTTCATCTTTGGTCTTCGTGTAGAAGATATCGAACAAATTGGTGGTAAATACAATTCAAAAGAATACTACGAAGCAGACCTGTCCCTAAAAACAGTAGTAGATGCATTAGTAGATGGTACATTCTGCGATGGTGGTACAGGTGAATTCCAAGATTTATATAATTCATTAGTAAACGAAGGAGATACTTACTTCTTATTAGCTGACTTTGTAGCATTTAAAGAAGCTGAAGATAAAGTATTTGCAGCATATAAAGATCAAAAACATTGGGCACAAATGAGCTTAATGAACATTGCAAACTCAGGTATCTTCTCAAGTGATAGAACCATTATGCAATATGCTAACGAGATTTGGGGTATTACACCAAAAACAGTTAAGTAA